The Bacillus cereus group sp. RP43 genome window below encodes:
- a CDS encoding IS4 family transposase, with product MNLSIQDEFHLFAEELQRYLSPSILQQPAQETGFVKRKSKYGARDLVALCIWISQHVASDSLTRLCSQLYASTATLMSPKGLNQRFNPAAVTFLREVFTSLLTQKLCSNHSLSAHIISTFNRIRILDATVFQLPDQFATDYQGSGGSSNKAGVKIQLEYDLLSGQFLNVQLGPGKNNDKTYGTICLETVEAGDLCLRDLGYFDLGDLQTIHDKEAYYISRLKLNTRIYIKNPEPEYFNNGTLKKQTEYIQLDMTQMMSSLIPGETMEIPEAYIGQNQKLPARVIIHRLTDDQTQTRLKNQAIREKKKGIVMKDKSKRLMGMNVYITNTSLEEVPTNYVHSLYSLRWQIEILFKTWKSFFEIDKCQNIKRERLECHLYGQLIGILLCSSTMFQMRQFLLEKKKQELSEYKAIYIIKDYFPLLFQAIAVGTEEFLKILHRLYQLLKKNGRKCHRHKKMTVFDILGIVYKTTVKHRQAA from the coding sequence ATGAATCTATCGATTCAAGATGAGTTTCATTTATTTGCTGAAGAACTACAGCGATATCTATCTCCAAGTATCCTTCAACAGCCCGCGCAGGAGACGGGTTTCGTAAAACGTAAAAGTAAGTATGGCGCAAGAGATTTGGTCGCTTTATGTATTTGGATTAGTCAACACGTAGCAAGCGATTCTCTTACTCGATTATGTAGTCAGCTTTATGCAAGTACAGCTACACTCATGAGTCCAAAAGGACTGAATCAACGCTTTAATCCAGCAGCTGTCACATTTCTTCGAGAAGTCTTTACTTCTCTTCTCACACAAAAACTCTGTTCAAATCACTCACTTTCTGCACATATAATCTCTACTTTCAATCGTATCCGTATTCTAGATGCAACAGTGTTTCAACTACCTGATCAATTCGCCACTGACTATCAAGGTTCAGGTGGGAGTAGTAATAAAGCAGGCGTGAAAATCCAATTGGAATATGATTTACTTAGTGGTCAATTCCTTAACGTGCAGCTTGGACCAGGAAAGAATAATGATAAAACATATGGTACCATCTGTCTTGAAACCGTAGAAGCAGGCGATTTGTGTTTACGTGATCTTGGTTACTTCGATTTAGGAGACTTACAAACCATTCATGATAAAGAGGCTTACTATATCTCACGGTTGAAGTTGAATACACGCATTTATATCAAGAACCCTGAACCAGAATACTTCAATAATGGTACGTTAAAAAAGCAAACAGAATACATCCAGCTTGATATGACACAAATGATGTCTAGTCTAATCCCTGGTGAAACGATGGAAATCCCCGAGGCATACATTGGCCAAAATCAGAAACTTCCAGCACGTGTCATTATCCATCGTTTAACCGATGATCAAACACAAACACGTCTGAAAAACCAAGCGATACGCGAAAAGAAGAAAGGCATTGTCATGAAGGATAAAAGTAAACGTTTAATGGGCATGAATGTATATATCACGAATACGTCGCTAGAAGAAGTACCGACGAACTACGTGCATTCATTATATTCACTTCGTTGGCAGATTGAAATTTTGTTTAAAACGTGGAAGTCATTCTTTGAAATTGATAAATGTCAAAATATAAAAAGAGAACGCCTAGAGTGCCATTTATATGGACAACTGATCGGCATTCTCCTCTGTTCTTCTACGATGTTTCAAATGCGCCAGTTTCTGCTTGAAAAGAAAAAGCAGGAGCTGAGTGAATACAAAGCGATTTACATAATTAAAGATTACTTTCCGTTACTGTTTCAAGCGATAGCTGTTGGCACAGAAGAATTTTTAAAAATTCTGCATCGCCTTTATCAACTGCTCAAAAAGAACGGTCGTAAATGTCATAGACATAAGAAGATGACCGTCTTTGATATTCTAGGGATTGTGTATAAAACGACGGTGAAGCATAGACAAGCTGCCTAG
- a CDS encoding lanthionine synthetase LanC family protein yields the protein MSVTGIFVLPADVILTPAKEFSKDILEQMECEEESYAISRPGLRSTAKMIDAATTALLKEFQTPKTIVQAVLNFSITQQCDPEEAIEGAYPLLKNMISARFLVPLGSEESKKIVSTLQPGTMFGNYEVVRVIQVLEDTELYQVQDASGRIAALKMIRPGDHLEMAGSLKREKAVLQHLKGPVFPTLLEAGMYQDREYLFLEWVSGVHAHIAAKEYLKLPFIESRRKLLSLSCNILEAYSCLHQQKVIHGDVHEKNLLVESDGSVKILDYGLARSEILNHLGEPPRGGMGEYLEPEYAKARLENLRPPKASIAGEQYQLAVLLYYLFTGSHYLKFAVEKKEMRRQIAEDHTLPFFVQSAQPWPEVEAVLAKALHKDPSERFSSVAEFLEALKQVAVSEQQDEMPNRLEARTLLLDETLREVLKRAGTDGSLFQTGITSEPTCSLNFGAAGIAYFFYRLACLQNSPALLALADQWASKAAHQAGNPNSFYSAPELIPEKVGLVSPYHTVSGVYCVQALISQAMGDMVSLQHALNDFVQVSLQPCENLDLTLGKSSTLLACSQLLDVLPDNDLIDPQPLLKLGDCTLQSIWAEIDTLPPIQQATELSFLGIAHGWAGILYATMRWCQSANRTFPSSLVDRLEELAGCAEVFGRGVRWKRKLGSRRSDDYTAGWCNGSTGFVFLWTYAYEMLNAEKYLTLAQKAAWNAWEDTERMADLCCGYTGRAYSLLNVYKYTGDKEWVYRARELANRAANLIQTYAFTKDSLYKGEIGVALLAADLSKPEMACMPFFEREKRG from the coding sequence ATGTCTGTCACAGGAATTTTTGTATTGCCGGCCGATGTGATTCTAACGCCTGCCAAGGAGTTCTCGAAGGACATACTGGAGCAAATGGAATGTGAAGAGGAGTCCTATGCCATATCGCGTCCAGGATTGCGTTCGACGGCCAAAATGATAGATGCGGCAACGACGGCTTTGCTGAAAGAGTTTCAGACGCCAAAAACGATCGTCCAAGCCGTTCTCAATTTCAGCATCACACAACAATGCGATCCTGAAGAAGCGATTGAGGGGGCTTACCCGTTGTTAAAAAACATGATCTCTGCTCGTTTCCTCGTTCCCCTAGGTTCTGAAGAAAGTAAAAAAATCGTGTCTACCCTGCAACCTGGAACGATGTTCGGCAACTACGAAGTGGTTCGAGTCATTCAAGTGCTGGAAGACACGGAATTGTATCAGGTACAGGACGCGTCGGGACGCATTGCTGCTCTGAAGATGATCCGTCCGGGTGACCATCTGGAGATGGCAGGATCGTTAAAACGGGAAAAAGCGGTTCTCCAGCACCTGAAAGGGCCTGTTTTCCCCACTTTGCTTGAAGCGGGGATGTATCAAGATCGAGAATACCTTTTCCTGGAATGGGTCTCTGGTGTTCACGCCCATATCGCCGCCAAAGAATATCTCAAACTTCCCTTCATCGAGAGCAGGCGTAAACTGTTGTCCCTCTCGTGCAACATTCTGGAAGCCTATTCTTGTCTTCACCAGCAAAAAGTCATTCATGGCGATGTCCATGAGAAGAACTTACTGGTTGAAAGCGATGGTAGCGTTAAGATTCTGGACTATGGCTTGGCGAGGTCAGAGATTCTCAATCATCTTGGAGAACCACCAAGGGGCGGCATGGGGGAGTATCTGGAACCCGAATATGCAAAAGCACGTCTTGAGAATCTCAGACCGCCGAAAGCATCGATTGCGGGAGAGCAGTACCAGTTGGCTGTCTTGTTGTACTACTTGTTCACCGGTTCTCATTATCTGAAATTTGCTGTGGAGAAAAAGGAAATGAGAAGGCAGATTGCGGAAGATCATACGTTGCCTTTCTTTGTTCAGTCCGCACAACCTTGGCCTGAAGTGGAGGCGGTGTTGGCAAAAGCATTACACAAGGACCCGTCTGAGCGTTTTTCGTCTGTTGCAGAATTTTTAGAAGCATTGAAACAGGTGGCTGTATCGGAACAACAGGATGAAATGCCCAACCGGTTAGAAGCACGCACTCTCCTTTTAGACGAAACTTTGAGAGAGGTTCTGAAACGGGCCGGAACGGACGGATCCTTGTTCCAAACGGGTATCACCTCAGAGCCTACTTGCTCCCTTAATTTCGGAGCGGCTGGGATTGCTTACTTTTTTTACAGGCTCGCTTGTTTGCAGAACAGCCCTGCTCTGTTGGCTTTGGCAGATCAATGGGCATCCAAAGCGGCCCATCAAGCTGGGAATCCGAACTCATTTTACAGCGCTCCTGAACTGATCCCTGAGAAGGTCGGACTCGTTTCGCCTTATCACACCGTAAGCGGGGTGTATTGTGTTCAGGCGTTGATCAGTCAAGCGATGGGCGATATGGTCTCTTTGCAACATGCACTTAATGATTTTGTTCAAGTTTCTCTGCAACCTTGTGAGAATTTGGATCTGACTCTCGGCAAGTCGAGTACATTGCTTGCTTGCTCTCAGTTGTTGGATGTTCTGCCGGACAACGATTTAATCGATCCGCAACCCTTGTTGAAATTGGGAGATTGCACGCTGCAAAGCATCTGGGCTGAAATTGATACTTTGCCCCCAATTCAGCAGGCTACAGAGCTTTCTTTTTTAGGAATTGCACACGGATGGGCAGGTATTTTGTATGCAACGATGCGATGGTGTCAATCGGCGAACCGCACATTCCCCTCATCTTTGGTTGATCGTCTGGAAGAGTTGGCTGGTTGTGCAGAAGTGTTCGGCCGAGGAGTTCGATGGAAACGGAAGTTAGGATCAAGACGTTCTGACGATTATACCGCGGGATGGTGTAATGGCAGTACGGGATTTGTTTTTCTGTGGACATATGCCTATGAAATGCTGAATGCGGAAAAGTACCTGACGCTGGCTCAAAAGGCGGCATGGAATGCGTGGGAAGACACGGAGCGGATGGCGGATTTATGCTGCGGTTACACGGGTCGAGCTTACTCTTTGCTGAATGTCTACAAATATACTGGCGACAAAGAATGGGTATACCGCGCCCGCGAGTTAGCCAATCGGGCAGCGAACCTTATTCAAACCTATGCTTTCACGAAGGACAGTCTTTATAAAGGCGAAATCGGTGTTGCTCTCTTAGCCGCTGATTTGAGCAAGCCGGAGATGGCCTGCATGCCGTTTTTTGAGAGAGAAAAGCGAGGTTAA